The segment TCTCACGCGCGACCGCATATTCCTCGAACAGATCCTTCGCCATCCCGACGAATTGCGAGGCCTGCCCCGGAAAAATGAATGCGACTTTCTGGCTCATGGCTTAGAATCGAATAAGTGCCGAGCCCCAGGTGAATCCCCCGCCGAACGCCACCATCAAACACAAATCATTCGGGCGCAAACGCCCTTTTTCAAAGGCTTCATCGATGGCGATCGGAATGGAGGCGGCAGAGGTGTTGCCGTAATCTTGCACGTTGACGTAAACTTTTTCCATCGGCATGTTGACGCGTTTCGCGGTGGCGGTAATGATGCGCAAGTTCGCCTGATGCGGAATGAGCAGGCTGACGTCTTCGCCCGTCATGTCATTGCGCTCGAGAATGCTGGAAGCGGCATCGCCCATGGCGGTGACCGCATGCTTGAATACTTCCGGACCTTGCATGTCAAGGTGAAACAACTTTTCCGAAAGTGCAATGTCGAACGGCACTTTGGTGCCGCCGCCGATCATGCAAAGTAAACTCGTGAGACGGCCGTCGCTTTTGATGAAGGTGTCGATAACGCCGTGCTCGTCTTGCGCCGGACCGATCACCACCGCGCCCGCGCCGTCACCGAACAACACGCACGTGGCGCGGTCGGTCCAATCCGTAATGCGGCTTAAAATCTCGCCGCCGACAACGAGAACGTAGCGCGCTTTGCCCGCCGCGATCATGTTATCCGCCACTGTAAGGCTGTAAATGAAGCCGGAACAAGCGGCGGAAAGATCAAATGCGGCGGCGTTCGTGGCG is part of the Cytophagia bacterium CHB2 genome and harbors:
- a CDS encoding ketoacyl-ACP synthase III, yielding MPSRRRWPWCAKASIKSSAANWKHSKFKRECHSLSKTPKSKVLGTGRAVPERVLTNADLEKMVDTSDEWIRSRTGIERRFIASKDDLTSKLCASAAQKALAKAQISAEQLDAIIIGTVTGDAYFPSTACYVQEILGATNAAAFDLSAACSGFIYSLTVADNMIAAGKARYVLVVGGEILSRITDWTDRATCVLFGDGAGAVVIGPAQDEHGVIDTFIKSDGRLTSLLCMIGGGTKVPFDIALSEKLFHLDMQGPEVFKHAVTAMGDAASSILERNDMTGEDVSLLIPHQANLRIITATAKRVNMPMEKVYVNVQDYGNTSAASIPIAIDEAFEKGRLRPNDLCLMVAFGGGFTWGSALIRF